One genomic window of Desmospora activa DSM 45169 includes the following:
- a CDS encoding carbohydrate ABC transporter permease produces the protein MHRKVTPYLFLAPHLLFFIVFLVVPVFYGIYISLHNWNYLTEPEFVGLENYQRLLWMPRSIEFQEFWNAFGNTLFFVVLTVPLLIVIPLMLALGVNTDVRGRNWFRSIFFIPTMFSVATIVLIWVWILDTNAGVVNYYLDQAIPWLSNTPWVWVSLVVITVWWTVGTNMILFLAGLQDIPDHLYEAAWIDGANAWQRFVHVTLPGLSGPFTFITIMTTVASFNVFGQPHMATQGGPGTETEVLMMLIRKTAFSDFQMGSASAMALIMAVFLLVISYIQFRFHTRTDSR, from the coding sequence ATGCATCGTAAAGTTACCCCGTATCTCTTTCTTGCCCCCCATCTGCTCTTTTTTATCGTTTTTCTGGTCGTTCCGGTATTCTACGGCATCTACATCAGCCTTCATAACTGGAATTATCTGACGGAGCCTGAATTCGTCGGTCTTGAAAACTATCAACGACTGCTATGGATGCCGAGATCGATCGAGTTTCAGGAATTTTGGAATGCATTTGGAAATACCCTCTTTTTTGTGGTACTGACCGTCCCCCTGTTGATCGTCATCCCTCTGATGCTGGCATTAGGCGTCAACACCGATGTGAGGGGACGTAACTGGTTTCGCTCTATCTTTTTTATTCCGACGATGTTTTCGGTGGCCACGATTGTCCTCATCTGGGTGTGGATTTTAGATACCAACGCTGGAGTTGTCAATTATTATTTGGATCAAGCGATTCCCTGGCTGAGTAATACCCCGTGGGTCTGGGTTTCGCTCGTCGTAATCACTGTTTGGTGGACGGTAGGTACCAACATGATTCTGTTTTTAGCCGGTTTGCAGGATATCCCTGATCACCTGTATGAAGCGGCATGGATCGACGGAGCCAACGCTTGGCAACGATTTGTGCATGTGACGCTGCCGGGGCTGTCCGGCCCCTTTACGTTTATCACCATTATGACGACTGTTGCATCGTTTAACGTATTTGGACAGCCACATATGGCCACACAAGGGGGACCTGGGACGGAAACGGAGGTATTGATGATGCTGATTCGCAAGACCGCTTTTTCTGATTTTCAGATGGGCTCCGCTTCAGCAATGGCCCTGATCATGGCCGTATTTCTACTTGTCATCAGTTATATTCAGTTTCGTTTTCATACCCGGACGGATTCCCGTTAA
- a CDS encoding carbohydrate ABC transporter permease — protein sequence MQNGNNQRGLRIFTTVFLLVMAAVWIFPLLWVLSSSLKPESEVIANPLTWIPQTFTLENYAQVLTNTDNSPILRWFGNSLFIATAHTALMLLFNAMSAYAFARMRFPGREWLFWLLMLTMMFPPVLNYIPLYAMVDQLGWIDTPWAMIFPGLGGVFGIFLLRQFFVGIPVELEEAARIDGANSWQIFSRIFLPLSKPALVTLAIFTFMGNWNDFLWPLIVTNSLEMRTLPVGLSLLQGYYNIQFGKLTASTVISAIPVLVVFLFAQRFFIKGITLSGIKG from the coding sequence ATGCAAAATGGTAACAATCAACGAGGGTTGCGCATTTTTACGACGGTTTTTTTGCTGGTGATGGCGGCGGTGTGGATTTTTCCTCTGCTGTGGGTATTGTCTTCCTCTTTGAAGCCGGAGAGCGAGGTGATTGCCAATCCGCTGACATGGATCCCGCAAACCTTCACCTTGGAAAATTACGCCCAGGTTTTGACCAATACGGACAACAGCCCGATCTTGCGCTGGTTTGGCAATAGCTTGTTTATCGCCACTGCCCACACCGCATTGATGCTCCTGTTTAACGCAATGTCCGCTTATGCGTTTGCCCGGATGCGCTTTCCCGGCCGCGAGTGGCTGTTTTGGCTGTTGATGTTAACGATGATGTTCCCGCCGGTACTCAACTATATTCCCTTGTATGCCATGGTGGATCAGTTGGGGTGGATCGATACTCCCTGGGCGATGATCTTTCCCGGATTGGGCGGTGTATTCGGTATTTTTCTGCTGCGCCAATTCTTTGTCGGCATCCCGGTGGAGCTAGAGGAAGCGGCTCGCATTGACGGTGCAAATTCCTGGCAGATCTTTAGCCGTATCTTTCTGCCGCTGTCTAAGCCGGCTTTGGTTACATTGGCTATTTTTACCTTTATGGGCAACTGGAACGATTTTTTGTGGCCTCTGATTGTAACCAATAGCTTGGAGATGCGGACGTTGCCGGTGGGGCTGTCATTGCTGCAAGGGTATTACAACATTCAGTTCGGGAAGCTAACCGCTTCGACGGTGATTTCCGCAATTCCCGTTTTGGTGGTATTTCTGTTTGCACAGCGATTCTTTATCAAAGGAATCACGCTCTCCGGAATTAAGGGCTAA
- a CDS encoding family 43 glycosylhydrolase: protein MKKIISLGLLLLGVGMMGVSTVAESVSQYENPVFEPVLADPTLIRAEDGTFYAYGTEDDWGDGAGPHLIPILRSDNMTEWEYVDDAFASKPDWKEEGGLWAPHIAYHQGTYLLYYSMSTWGDPNPGIGVATASHPAGPFQDQGPLFTSEEIGVDNSIDPMFFVDDGKPTLIWGSFHGIYGIRLSDDGLKTEGEKFPIAGNAFEAPYLIKRDGNYYLFVSLGSCCEGESSTYHVAVGRAEAIEGPYRDREGNDLLHSNGSPVLVGDQEAEKEKRFVGPGHNAVFRDDDGTDWIVYHGIDPTNPYLLGGATRRPLLIDRLRWKDGWPQVEGLVPSTEPMTGPVWK, encoded by the coding sequence TTGAAAAAGATTATTTCGCTGGGATTGCTATTGCTGGGTGTAGGAATGATGGGGGTGAGTACAGTGGCAGAGTCTGTATCGCAATATGAAAACCCGGTGTTTGAGCCGGTTTTGGCCGATCCGACGTTGATTCGGGCGGAGGATGGAACCTTTTATGCTTATGGAACTGAGGATGATTGGGGGGATGGGGCCGGTCCGCACTTAATCCCGATCCTTCGCTCCGACAATATGACAGAGTGGGAGTATGTGGATGACGCTTTTGCATCCAAGCCGGACTGGAAAGAGGAGGGCGGTTTATGGGCACCCCATATCGCCTATCATCAGGGCACCTATCTCCTCTATTATTCGATGTCCACTTGGGGAGATCCTAATCCTGGAATTGGTGTGGCGACAGCCAGCCATCCAGCGGGTCCATTTCAGGATCAGGGACCGTTGTTTACCAGCGAGGAGATTGGTGTAGACAACTCGATAGACCCCATGTTCTTTGTGGATGACGGCAAACCCACGCTTATCTGGGGAAGCTTTCATGGAATTTATGGTATTCGTCTGTCTGACGACGGTTTAAAAACGGAAGGCGAAAAATTTCCGATTGCGGGCAACGCCTTTGAAGCCCCGTATCTGATTAAACGGGACGGCAACTATTATCTTTTTGTCTCTCTTGGTTCCTGCTGTGAAGGAGAATCCAGCACGTACCATGTGGCAGTAGGTCGGGCGGAGGCGATTGAGGGCCCGTATCGTGATCGGGAAGGAAATGATCTGCTCCATTCCAACGGTAGCCCGGTTTTGGTTGGGGATCAGGAGGCTGAAAAAGAGAAGAGATTCGTCGGCCCAGGTCATAACGCCGTGTTCCGTGATGATGATGGGACTGACTGGATTGTCTACCATGGGATCGATCCTACCAATCCTTACTTGCTGGGAGGAGCGACGCGACGTCCCCTGTTGATCGATCGATTGCGTTGGAAAGATGGTTGGCCTCAGGTGGAGGGATTGGTTCCCAGCACAGAGCCGATGACAGGCCCAGTATGGAAGTAG